One window of the Helicoverpa zea isolate HzStark_Cry1AcR chromosome 7, ilHelZeax1.1, whole genome shotgun sequence genome contains the following:
- the LOC124631626 gene encoding zinc finger protein 766-like, whose protein sequence is MMRTYTRKRPNHQLIEDVHELCRLCLNKTMEAMPIFSEDSDNICATLALRIMICVGLEMKRDAYLPNIICTDCYDQLNKYYAFRKKCEVTYQKLKSHVLAVKEKEYKHKIKEEADNKMKLEQVENEEELKYVVTFDKEQYPDVNGLNLNGVAQMNHFTEKLPELSKIELLETKDNDQTEEEVPSDPDITTFLSTMLVELGILTPGDNGLIYSNQNIKSLELETGDGSSIVMELVEEDDAQEQIVSAENQIEASSLTQMTQEQVTDQVQANDTKKVEDTFKENECIIKYVTSNAQIKKDKPDKKCAWCSECGRRLASRSALTRHLRTHSGERPYACHVCGRTFAQKEVMVRHLLVHGEQRPFACSVCDKSFTQRGALAAHARQHAPPAARPLALHRCDRCPKVFLYASGLSRHMMMHNGRVYVCGACERQFKDKSSLLRHLKNANHAPRASAPT, encoded by the exons ATGATGAGAACCTACACTCGCAAGCGTCCTAACCACCAGTTGATAGAGGATGTGCACGAGCTGTGCAGACTGTGCCTGAACAAGACCATGGAAGCCATGCCCATATTCTCAGAAGACTCGGACAATATCTGTGCAACACTGGCACTGAGGATCATGATCTGTGTGGGACTGGAG ATGAAAAGAGATGCATACTTACCAAACATAATCTGTACAGACTGCTACGACCAACTCAACAAATATTATGCATTCAGGAAGAAGTGTGAGGTGACGTACCAAAAATTGAAGTCTCACGTTCTAGCTGTAAAggaaaaagaatacaaacataaaatCAAAGAAGAAGCAGATAATAAAATGAAGTTAGAACAAGTGGAGAATGAGGAAGAATTAAAGTATGTTGTCACATTCGATAAGGAGCAGTATCCAGATGTTAACGGCTTGAATCTGAATGGAGTAGCACAAATGAATCATTTTACTGAG AAATTACCAGAGCTTTCGAAAATTGAGTTGCTAGAAACTAAGGATAATGAT CAAACAGAAGAAGAAGTGCCATCAGACCCTGACATAACAACATTCCTATCCACAATGCTTGTAGAGCTCGGCATACTGACACCCGGAGACAATGGACTGATCTACTCTAACCAGAATATAAAGTCATTAGAATTGGAGACCGGGGACGGTAGCAGTATTGTGATGGAACTGGTCGAGGAAGATGATGCACAGGAACAAATTGTG AGTGCAGAGAATCAAATAGAAGCAAGTAGCCTAACACAGATGACACAGGAACAAGTAACGGATCAGGTACAAGCTAACGATACTAAGAAAGTAGAAGACACATTCAAAGAAAATGAGTGTATCATAAAGTATGTTACGTCAAATGCTCAGATCAAGAAAGATAAACCAGACAAAAAGTG TGCATGGTGCTCGGAGTGCGGGCGGCGCCTGGCCAGCCGCAGCGCGCTGACGCGGCACCTGCGCACGCACTCGGGCGAGCGGCCCTACGCCTGCCACGTCTGCGGGAGGACCTTCGCGCAGAAGGAGGTCATGGTCAGGCATCTGCTGGTGCATGGAG AGCAGCGTCCCTTCGCGTGCTCTGTGTGCGACAAGAGCTTCACGCAGCGCGGCGCCCTCGCGGCACACGCGCGGCagcacgcgccgcccgccgcgcgaCCGCTCGCGCTGCACCGCTGCGACAGGTGTCCCAAAGTCTTCCTCTACGCATCTG GTCTGAGTCGTCACATGATGATGCACAACGGTCGCGTGTATGTGTGCGGCGCGTGTGAGCGACAGTTCAAAGACAAGAGCTCCCTGCTGCGCCATCTCAAGAACGCCAACCACGCGCCGCGAGCCTCCGCGCCTACCTGA
- the LOC124631635 gene encoding THAP domain-containing protein 2-like: MPTCCIVKCRASKHKNQAGFSLHRFPIRNDLRTKWLEAIGEENINPRHKYWYVCSLHFEDSCFNRTLDILRLRDNSVPTLFLTPKEGPQESLVLHDITNIRKHNDTATSTDVFPLSYENIKPKHKEFVSDERRRKKQTVRHKEVFTMVLVRDSNISN, encoded by the exons ATGCCTACGTGTTGTATCGTGAAGTGTCGTGCAAGTAAGCACAAAAATCAAGCAGGATtttctttacacag gtttcctatacgaaatgatttaaggacaaaatggttagaagctattggtgaggaaaatattaatcccagacataaatattggtatgtctgttcgcttcactttgaagatagttgttttaatagaacactggatatcttaagattacgtgacaactctgttcccacattatttttg acaCCCAAAGAAGGCCCCCAAGAGTCGTTGGTTTTACATGATATTACTAACATCAGAAAGCATAATGATACTGCCACATCAACTGATGTGTTCCCATTAtcctatgaaaatataaaaccaaaGCATAAGGAGTTTGTTTCAGACGAAAGAAGAAGGAAGAAGCAGACTGTCCGTCATAAAGAGGTATTTACAATGGTCCTTGTAAGGGATAGCAACATtagtaattaa
- the LOC124631631 gene encoding uncharacterized protein LOC124631631 has product MNRTIPPFKENAMTKFLDELNTIFFLIGLTDLWISEVKFSKRFIKFYKKINYVMDFLCLFFVVFLLGSYFTQKDLTEKLANDRLMFSIILPGNLVFYYISVYYKEEIRNLLYHLTVVLKEQHNDTRLEREMIRKIRVFSITLNSIAFIVDTSYGFGALYEVVAKGENFNTIVPAWPDVHDNSSLAGAMRVFFYFCWLNPIATRVLTTFSLLLTEMVAVCYQFRNLQSYFYSLDDIFSDDSLSQQEKEIKYEEGFKIGIKMHNMTLWCKKLHQHVNKEILAIEMVLFFAMLMSELATLLGGERNASQLCMMFLISVSTCISLGFFMWNGGDITIEASKISEAMYSSGWQHCQGNSSVRMRKLVTFAIKQAQDPVVYKTLGVVDLSHTSYVTLVKMPYSAVSVLY; this is encoded by the exons ATGAATAGAACGATACCACCTTTTAAAGAGAACGCAATGACGAAATTTCTAGACGAATTAAACACAATATTCTTTCTAATCGGATTAACGGACCTCTGGATATCAGAAGTCAAATTTTCCAAAAGATTCattaaattttacaaaaagATTAACTACGTGAtggattttttgtgtttattctTCGTTGTTTTCTTGCTCGGGTCTTATTTTACTCAAAAGGATTTGACGGAAAAGTTGGCGAATGATCGGTTGATGTTCAGCATCATACTGCCGGGCAACCTGGTCTTCTATTACATCTCCGTATATTACAAAGAGGAGATCAGGAACCTCCTGTATCACCTGACAGTGGTGTTGAAGGAACAGCATAATGATACGAGGTTGGAACGGGAGATGATCAGGAAGATTAGAGTGTTCTCTATAACGTTGAACAGTATCGCCTTCATTGTGGATACGTCTTATGGGTTTGGAGCTCTTTATGAGGTTGTTGCTAAag GAGAAAATTTCAACACCATCGTCCCAGCGTGGCCCGATGTCCACGACAACTCCTCGTTAGCTGGTGCCATGAGAGTGTTCTTCTACTTTTGCTGGCTGAACCCCATCGCCACCAGGGTCCTCACCACCTTCTCATTACTCCTCACTGAAATGGTGGCTGTATGCTACCAGTTCAGGAACTTACAGAGCTATTTCTATAGTCTTGATGATATATTCAGTGATGATTCATTGAGTCAGCAGGAGAAGGAAATTAAATATGAGGAAGGATTTAAAATTGGTATAAAGATGCATAATATGACGTTGTG GTGTAAGAAGCTGCACCAGCACGTCAATAAAGAAATCTTGGCCATCGAAATGGTTTTGTTCTTTGCGATGCTGATGTCAGAACTGGCTACCTTACTC GGCGGAGAGCGTAACGCATCACAACTCTGTATGATGTTTTTAATTTCGGTATCGACATGTATAAGCTTGGGATTTTTCATGTGGAATGGTGGTGATATCACAATAGAG GCATCGAAGATATCAGAAGCGATGTATAGTTCGGGTTGGCAGCATTGCCAGGGGAATTCGTCTGTCCGAATGAGGAAGCTCGTCACCTTTGCGATAAAACAGGCTCAG gatCCAGTGGTGTATAAAACTTTAGGAGTCGTGGATCTTTCTCACACTTCATACGTAACG CTCGTAAAGATGCCGTACAGCGCTGTGTCGGTGTTATATTGA
- the LOC124631629 gene encoding uncharacterized protein LOC124631629, translating into MNCCKNKVEVLMTPLVYTETDTTRMIEKYNKFWFLCCCPDFWVNKVDFSDTFTKIYRPAMMAIHVVMVIFCFSCTLSLWTQKNLSESQQSDRLAYGASAPIITIFYHFVILCYKDDVRKVLYKLVVVLKVDHNDKQAEREMMEQSRLHNGLFFSSCVCNMVFVGLYNCYLAVTTDATFITCISAWPDIEERSLPAGLTRVVVYFVWFAHVVRNMGVFLIIHTVLLCLTQQYKNLQSYFEDLNKIFEETKLSQEEKELKYEVKFKRGIEQHALTLWCVDETQRVFKITFSSHVLLWCGLLISILPDVMNNDDHTLKMLVSNAPRVAAALVGLGYFMWPAGDMSVEASNLPQAMYGSGWQCCYHRSSRVRKLVVLAMMQAQRQIEMKAFGHLTFSYETYVAIVKMSYSLFSVFY; encoded by the exons ATGAATTGCTGTAAAAACAAAGTGGAGGTGTTGATGACGCCCCTGGTGTACACAGAAACAGATACGACCAGAATGATCGAGAAGTACAACAAGTTCTGGTTCCTGTGTTGCTGCCCAGACTTCTGGGTCAACAAAGTGGACTTCTCCGATACCTTCACCAAGATATATCGACCAGCCATGATGGCAATACATGTGGTCATGGTCATATTCTGTTTTTCTTGTACCCTATCTTTGTGGACACAGAAGAATCTATCTGAGAGCCAGCAATCCGATAGACTGGCCTACGGGGCATCTGCTCCCATCATCACCATTTTCTATCATTTCGTGATCCTGTGTTACAAGGATGACGTCAGAAAAGTCCTGTATAAACTGGTGGTAGTTCTGAAGGTGGACCACAATGATAAGCAAGCTGAAAGGGAGATGATGGAGCAGTCTCGGTTGCACAACGGATTATTTTTCTCGTCGTGTGTTTGCAATATGGTTTTTGTTGGGCTGTATAATTGTTATCTGGCTGTCACTACGG ACGCAACCTTCATCACCTGCATCTCAGCATGGCCGGACATCGAGGAGCGGTCACTCCCCGCAGGACTGACCAGGGTCGTGGTCTACTTCGTGTGGTTCGCCCACGTGGTCCGCAACATGGGCGTTTTCCTCATCATCCACACTGTTCTGCTGTGCCTCACGCAGCAGTACAAGAACCTGCAGAGTTACTTCGAAGATTTGAATAAGATTTTTGAAGAGACGAAGTTGAGTCAGGAGGAGAAGGAATTGAAGTATGAGGTCAAGTTTAAGAGGGGGATTGAACAGCATGCTCTTACGTTGTG GTGTGTGGATGAGACACAGCGCGTTTTCAAAATAACGTTTAGTTCTCACGTGCTGCTCTGGTGTGGACTCCTTATCTCTATTCTCCCAGATGTGATG AACAATGATGATCATACCCTGAAGATGTTGGTGTCGAACGCGCCGCGTGTGGCTGCTGCGCTGGTCGGCCTCGGCTACTTCATGTGGCCCGCCGGAGACATGTCTGTTGAG GCTTCTAATCTGCCGCAAGCTATGTATGGCTCTGGCTGGCAATGCTGTTACCACCGCTCGTCTCGTGTCAGGAAACTGGTCGTATTGGCCATGATGCAAGCACAG AGGCAAATAGAAATGAAAGCATTCGGTCATCTTACATTCTCCTACGAAACCTACGTGGCG ATTGTCAAGATGTCATATTCccttttttcagtattttattga
- the LOC124631630 gene encoding uncharacterized protein LOC124631630: METTTYTRSRTTDFFYKTNFLIFIFGQPNFWIEDLKLSKRFVKFYYYFSIFNDILIWLLIIFEYGSFFTQNNLSEKQKSDLIIFAISHPMLCLFSVMMSRLKKKIRLVIYSLAVGLKREYNDPEVEKQMIASSLTYLSALLISCLSAMVMFVVKACLDIVRHGGTFTTIITAYPDVKDKSVLADVVRVFCYIVWWIMVTRVFAVFILVITLTTCLGYQFKNLQSYFSSLADIFERKYLSQTEKEDKYEAGLKVGIKLHSESLKCANSIQAVCRGVFSGQIIFNVLLLTVLLYQMTNSERTLVNIFATVATASAVLISTGFYMCNAGDVTVEASRLPTAIYFSGWHHCRGPAAVRLRKLVVVAMAHSQQPVVLKGLGYLELSYQSYITLVKTSYSVFSVLY, translated from the exons ATGGAGACGACAACGTACACACGAAGCAGGACTACAGACTTTTTCTACAAaactaactttttaattttcatattcgGTCAACCCAACTTTTGGATAGAAGATCTAAAGTTATCCAAAAGATTTGTTAagttctattattatttttcaattttcaatgaTATCTTAATATGGCTGCTTATAATCTTCGAATATGGTTCATTCTTCACGCAAAATAATTTGAGTGAGAAGCAGAAATCGGACCTGATAATTTTCGCGATATCCCATCCGATGTTGTGTTTGTTCAGCGTGATGATGTCGAGGCTCAAGAAGAAGATAAGGCTGGTGATTTACAGCCTAGCGGTAGGGTTGAAGAGGGAGTACAATGACCCCGAGGTAGAGAAGCAAATGATTGCAAGTTCCCTCACCTACCTGTCTGCTTTGTTGATCAGCTGTCTGAGTGCTATGGTCATGTTTGTGGTTAAAGCTTGTCTAGACATCGTAAGACACG GAGGTACCTTCACCACAATAATTACTGCATACCCGGACGTGAAGGATAAATCCGTCCTGGCTGATGTAGTCAGAGTTTTCTGCTACATAGTGTGGTGGATTATGGTCACCAGAGTGTTTGCGGTGTTCATTCTGGTGATCACTCTGACGACCTGCCTCGGCTATCAGTTCAAGAACCTGCAGAGCTACTTCTCCAGCTTAGCCGATATATTTGAGAGAAAATATTTGAGTCAAACGGAGAAAGAAGATAAGTATGAGGCAGGTTTAAAAGTTGGGATTAAACTTCATTCGGAATCGTTGAA GTGTGCCAACTCAATACAAGCCGTGTGTCGAGGCGTTTTCAGCGGTCAGATCATTTTCAACGTTCTTCTTTTGACTGTACTACTTTACCAGATGACC AATTCGGAGCGCACGCTGGTGAACATATTCGCCACGGTGGCGACTGCCAGCGCCGTGCTCATCAGCACTGGCTTCTACATGTGCAATGCGGGAGACGTCACCGTTGAG GCTTCTCGTCTTCCGACAGCGATATACTTCTCTGGCTGGCATCACTGCCGGGGGCCGGCTGCGGTGCGCCTGCGCAAACTAGTTGTTGTCGCCATGGCACATTCCCAA CAACCCGTTGTGCTCAAAGGTCTTGGGTATTTAGAGCTTTCGTATCAGTCCTATATAACG CTCGTGAAGACATCATATTCAGTGTTTTCAGTGCTGTATTAG
- the LOC124631633 gene encoding uncharacterized protein LOC124631633, whose translation METTTYTRSKTTDFFYKMNFAIYIFGLPNFWVEDLKLSKRFVKIYDKISLFNNLLVYLLLVMEFGAFFTQHNLTDKQKFNLMVFAISHPLLCSFCVMVSKLKKKVRLVMYSQAVALKRDYNDPEVEKQMIARSLTYVLAFMTSCTITMIMFAIETIWDVLRHGATFTTLITAYPDVQDRSILADVVRVLAFVTWWIFLTKMVAVYMLVIPLTISLRYQFKNLQSYFLSLPELFESDLSQKEKEEKYEAGLKLGIKLHSETLSCAEDTQDVCRGVFSGQIIFNILLLIVLMAQMVTSERTFVNMFGTVATACTVITSTGFFMWNAGDVTVEASFLPTAVYFSGWQHCQRESSTRVRRLVVTCMSHAQQPVIFKGLGYIELSYQSFITIVKSSYSVFSVMY comes from the exons ATGGAGACCACCACGTACACACGTAGCAAGACCACAGACTTCTTCTATAAAATGAACTTCGCAATCTATATATTTGGTCTGCCTAATTTCTGGGTAGAGGATCTAAAATTATCCAaaagatttgtcaaaatctacGACAAGATTTCCCTTTTTAACAATTTGCTGGTATATCTGCTTCTGGTGATGGAATTTGGTGCATTCTTCACGCAACATAATTTAACGGACAAGCAGAAATTTAACTTGATGGTTTTTGCGATATCCCATCCATTGCTGTGCTCATTTTGCGTGATGGTGTCGAAGCTCAAGAAGAAGGTGAGGCTGGTGATGTACAGCCAGGCGGTGGCATTGAAGAGGGACTACAATGACCCTGAAGTGGAGAAGCAGATGATTGCGCGATCCCTCACCTACGTGCTCGCTTTCATGACCAGCTGTACCATAACGATGATCATGTTTGCCATCGAAACTATTTGGGACGTCTTACGACATG gtGCGACGTTTACCACTTTAATAACTGCATACCCAGATGTTCAGGACAGATCTATCTTAGCTGACGTGGTCAGAGTACTGGCCTTCGTAACCTGGTGGATCTTCTTGACCAAAATGGTTGCGGTTTACATGCTCGTTATCCCCTTGACTATAAGCCTCCGCTATCAGTTCAAAAATCTGCAGAGTTACTTCCTCAGCCTTCCTGAATTATTTGAGAGTGATTTGAGCCAGAAGGAGAAAGAAGAGAAATATGAGGCAGGTTTAAAACTTGGGATTAAACTCCATTCGGAAACGTTGAG TTGTGCTGAGGATACACAAGATGTGTGTCGAGGAGTCTTCAGCGGACAGATCATCTTCAACATCTTGCTGCTGATTGTTTTAATGGCGCAGATGGTC ACTTCGGAGCGCACGTTTGTGAACATGTTCGGCACGGTGGCGACTGCGTGCACCGTCATCACCAGTACTGGCTTCTTCATGTGGAACGCCGGGGACGTCACTGTAGAG GCTTCGTTTCTACCGACGGCAGTTTACTTTTCCGGATGGCAGCACTGCCAGCGAGAGTCTTCTACGCGTGTGCGACGATTAGTTGTTACGTGCATGTCGCATGCCCAG CAACCTGTGATCTTCAAGGGTCTTGGATACATAGAACTTTCATATCAATCCTTTATTACG atcgTAAAGTCATCATACTCCGTATTTTCTGTGATGTATTAA